The Arachis hypogaea cultivar Tifrunner chromosome 16, arahy.Tifrunner.gnm2.J5K5, whole genome shotgun sequence genome contains a region encoding:
- the LOC112756860 gene encoding uncharacterized protein, with translation MTCNPSWTEITSELNPVQTPQYRPDLTTRIFRAKFEQLKEDVITKGVLKKVKSYIYVTEFQKRGLPHVHMLLILENNDKLIDPEHYDSLVRAEIPSKEVEPHLHDAVLKHMIHGPCGILDQSSPCMKNGQYKRNYPKEFAAETRRGDDSYPQYRRRFDTSVPINQNVTVDNRWVVPYNPWLLLKYDCHINVEICSSIKSIKYLCKYCYKGPDRVAMEVHNGSNVDEVQQFVDARWIAAPEACWRIFKFNLYRMYPSVERLQIHLPNQHQVSFYDHQTIPEILNDDYFSRTMLTEFFALNREEDQQSRHLLYRKIPEVIQEELSVEVPQEDLCSVARLNNDQSKAFKCIMNTIDRRESGVFFVDGPGGSGKTFLYRAIIAELRNKGHIVLVTASSGIATTLLPGSRTAHSRFKIPINAEPSSICNISKQSDLAKLIRQTTVII, from the exons ATGACATGCAATCCATCTTGGACTGAAATAACTTCAGAACTCAACCCAGTTCAAACTCCACAATATCGTCCAGATCTAACAACAAGAATTTTTCGAGCCAAATTTGAACAGCTAAAAGAGGATGTAATTACTAAGGGTGTCTTGAAAAAGGTGAAGAGCTATATTTATGTCACTGAGTTTCAAAAAAGAGGGTTGCCACATGTACATATGTTGTTAATCTTAGAGAACAATGACAAGTTAATTGATCCGGAGCATTATGATAGTTTGGTACGTGCAGAGATACCATCTAAAGAAGTAGAACCACACCTACATGATGCAGTGTTAAAACATATGATTCATGGTCCTTGCGGAATACTTGATCAATCTTCGCCCTGTATGAAAAATGGCCAATATAAACGAAACTACCCAAAAGAGTTCGCAGCAGAAACACGAAGAGGTGACGACTCATATCCGCAATATAGGCGACGATTCGACACTTCAGTACCGATTAACCAAAATGTCACAGTTGACAATAGATGGGTAGTTCCGTACAACCCTTGGCTACTACTAAAGTATGATTGTCATATTAATGTTGAGATATGTAGTAGCATAAAGAGTATAAAGTATCTCTGCAAATATTGCTACAAGGGTCCAGACCGAGTTGCAATGGAAGTTCACAACGGTTCTAATGTTGACGAGGTCCAACAGTTTGTTGATGCAAGATGGATCGCTGCTCCAGAGGCATGTTggagaatatttaaatttaaccTTTACCGAATGTATCCATCAGTGGAAAGGTTACAAATTCATTTGCCAAATCAACATCAAGTGAGCTTCTATGATCACCAAACCATTCCTGAAATACTTAATGATGATTATTTCTCTAGAACAATGCTCACTGAGTTCTTTGCCCTAAATCGTGAGGAGGACCAACAATCTAGGCATCTTCTGTACAGGAAAATTCCAGA AGTTATCCAAGAAGAACTGTCTGTCGAAGTACCTCAGGAAGACCTGTGTTCCGTAGCAAGATTGAACAATGACCAATCTAAAGCTTTCAAGTGCATTATGAATACAATTGATCGAAGAGAAAGTGGAGTGTTCTTTGTTGATGGGCCAGGAGGATCAGGCAAAACATTTCTTTACAGAGCTATAATTGCAGAATTGAGAAATAAGGGTCATATTGTCTTGGTAACTGCATCATCAGGAATAGCCACAACATTATTACCTGGGAGTCGAACAGCTCATTCTAGGTTTAAGATCCCAATTAATGCAGAACCATCATCCATTTGCAACATAAGCAAACAATCAGATCTTGCAAAGCTGATTAGACAAACAACGGTAATCATCTGA
- the LOC140180057 gene encoding uncharacterized protein gives MLEIFLDPSAEGNHFRKHIRGYNHVFSFTSCGVHIDEQLAIIGRGIYTFRAQGSIYHNIGGFHPNQDMRPQFLQLYIYDTDHELQNRMLENTQLHETLVFKLQQLLHRYNPFLHVFRQLAQRSDVHECCLVIRERPANQPQYSLPTASRVAAIIVGDDVETMIRGRDIKVQTHAGSLRRIQEFVGYYDPLQYPLLFPFGTHGWDINTRSQSGGKVSCRTYNSYMLQIRPDDHSTVLQAGRLLQQYVFDNYVKIKTGKLRWVRTRQKKLRAELYKGLQDALHTGETNAENIGRKRTILPSSFIGSRRDMTQ, from the exons ATGCTTGAAATCTTCTTGGACCCCTCTGCAGAAggaaaccattttagaaaacatatTCGTGGATACAATCATGTATTTTCCTTCACTTCGTGTGGTGTGCACATAGACGAACAACTGGCTATAATAGGTCGTGGTATATATACATTTCGTGCTCAAGGCTCAATATATCACAATATAGGGGGATTTCATCCAAATCAGGACATGCGGCCACAGTTTTTGCAACTGTACATATATGATACTGACCACGAGTTGCAGAATAGGATGCTGGAGAACACACAACTACatgaaacattagttttcaagttACAACAATTGCTACACCGGTATAATCCTTTTCTCCATGTGTTTCGCCAGCTTGCACAACGGTCAGATGTACATGAGTGTTGTTTGGTCATTAGAGAGCGACCTGCTAATCAGCCACAATATAGTCTTCCAACTGCGTCGCGGGTAGCAGCTATAATTGTTGGTGATGACGTTGAAACAATGATTCGTGGGCGAGATATTAAGGTGCAAACTCATGCTGGTAGCCTACGAAGGATTCAGGAATTCGTTGGCTATTACGATCCACTAcaatatcctcttctttttccatTTGGAACTCATGGATGGGATATCAATACCCGAAGTCAAAGTGGCGGCAAAGTATCATGCCGAACATATAATAGCTATATGCTCCAG ATCCGCCCCGATGATCATTCCACCGTATTGCAAGCAGGGCGACTACTACAACAATATGTTTTTGATAACTATGTGAAAATTAAAACCGGAAAGTTAAGATGGGTTCGAACTAGACAGAAGAAATTACGGGCTGAATTATACAAAGGCTTACAAGATGCTTTGCACACAGGAGAAACCAATGCAG AAAatattggaagaaaaagaacaataTTACCATCGTCGTTCATTGGTAGCCGTCGCGACATGACCCAATGA